Below is a window of Fervidobacterium pennivorans DSM 9078 DNA.
TACTCTTATAATACTCACGTTGGCCTTTTTCGTATTAGCTGTTCTAACACTTCAGTTTGTCAAAAGAGGAGATGTCAAAGTGAGTTAAGCAAAATAAGTAAAAAGCGTGTTGCCACAAAAGACAATTCCCCGTGGTTTAGAACCCACGGGGGATATTTTGATAATTCTAATCTTCTACTCTTTTTTCTTTAGTTTCACAGCCGTTCCGTAAGCCAGTATCTCAGCAGCGCTCTGCATTACCGATGACGAACCAAATCTCACACCAACGACTGCGTCAGCTCCAAGCTTTTCAGCCTCGCTAACCATTCTCTTCAACGCTATGTTTCTACTCTCTACAAGCAGTTCTGTATAGCTTTTTATCTCTCCGCCTGCGAGTGTTTTGAATGCAGCCGCGATATCTTTTCCCAAGTGCTTTGAGTTAACGATACTTCCTGTTACAATACCGAGTGTCTCGACTATTTCATATCCTGGCACAAAATCTGTAGTTACAACTATCATACTCACACCTCCATTTTAACAGCACTTGTTGGTTAAACTTCCTTCCTTTCAAAAACTAAGTAACCAATCCAGGTAATCACTAAGCACACGACTATTATTCCCAGTGTATAACGAAAATCAACGCTGTTTTTCTCAAAAATACTCACTCCAAGCTGATATGGAAAGGTATTCAAAAATTTCGTAGCCTTTATTAAACCTGCTGTTGTAGTTAAAGCAAGTAAACCCAAACTGGCAAGAAGTGGCTTGACTTGGTCGTTGAAAATCACCGAGAAGAATACCCCAACACAATACCATAAAAGTGCTCCAAAAATTGAGTGTACCATAAACTTAGGTATGACCGAGTAGTTATATTCCTTTCCAGCAACTGCGGAATATATAGCCGGAAGTATCGAGCCTACTAACATAACAATCAATGTTGCGATAGCTCCAGCGAAGACTTTATTAAAGTATATCCACTTTCTTGGTTTTCTAACGAGTAGAAATACTATAGTCTCGTTCTCAAATTCTCTTGCAAAAAGAGGAAATGCCATTATTATACCGATAATACCTATCATTTGCCCAAAGTTTTTACCATACCACTGAGAATTTATGTAAAAATTCCATTCTTTTAACTTGCTTAGCATCGCGCCAGGTAGGAACTTTTCAAGCTGGGGATTCCCCGAATACCCTTCGAGTATAGAGACTGTAAACTTTTGGAATGGAGCCACAATGAAAAACAATGCTATAGTAACTATTAGAACACCAAAAAATCTAACCTTCATATCGTAAAATTCTTTCTTCATATCCTGCACCACCTTTCAAAACTCTCACATGTTTGTTGGATTATTATTCCCCATTACAAGTGCTTCGAATATTACTTCAAAGGGAACAGGAGTGTATTCCAAATTATTCGAAATAGCATATTCTCTTGTCACAATATAGATATCTTCACTTTCGGTGCTCTTGTACTTATAACCCTCAATTTTTGAATCTCTCGGTATACTCACGGCACAGTATTTTTCCTTAATCTCATCAAGATAACCTATATCAAGTATCTTCCCTTTGTTCATAATTGCAATTTTATCAGCAACCTTCTCAACTTCGCTTAAGATGTGACTTGTATATAGCACGCTCTTATCACCTGATGGCAATTCTCTTATCATCTCAAGTACTTCATTTCTTACTATTGGATCAAGTCCCCATGTTGGTTCGTCAAAGATGTAAAGCTCGGCATCTTGAGAGAACGCAATTGATAGGTAAAGCTGTGTTGTTTGACCGCTGGACAAACTGGAAACTTTTTCATTTAATGGTATTTGGAATCTTTTAACATACTCAATGCATTTCTTTTCATCGAACTTGTCGGTTAGTTCTTTTGCAACTTTTACCATTCTTTCCACGGTGTACGAACCATACAATTCCTTTCCATCGGGAACAAACGAAATAGTTCCATTTAAGACAATCTCACCGGCATCCCTTCTTCTTAAACCGAGGATACACTTTATTGTAGTAGTCTTACCTGCGCCGTTTGGACCAAGAAGTGCGAAGATTTCACCTTTT
It encodes the following:
- a CDS encoding ABC transporter permease subunit, which produces MKKEFYDMKVRFFGVLIVTIALFFIVAPFQKFTVSILEGYSGNPQLEKFLPGAMLSKLKEWNFYINSQWYGKNFGQMIGIIGIIMAFPLFAREFENETIVFLLVRKPRKWIYFNKVFAGAIATLIVMLVGSILPAIYSAVAGKEYNYSVIPKFMVHSIFGALLWYCVGVFFSVIFNDQVKPLLASLGLLALTTTAGLIKATKFLNTFPYQLGVSIFEKNSVDFRYTLGIIVVCLVITWIGYLVFERKEV
- a CDS encoding ABC transporter ATP-binding protein, whose amino-acid sequence is MATESTLVLSVKNLKKYYGNIHAVDGISFEVLKGEIFALLGPNGAGKTTTIKCILGLRRRDAGEIVLNGTISFVPDGKELYGSYTVERMVKVAKELTDKFDEKKCIEYVKRFQIPLNEKVSSLSSGQTTQLYLSIAFSQDAELYIFDEPTWGLDPIVRNEVLEMIRELPSGDKSVLYTSHILSEVEKVADKIAIMNKGKILDIGYLDEIKEKYCAVSIPRDSKIEGYKYKSTESEDIYIVTREYAISNNLEYTPVPFEVIFEALVMGNNNPTNM
- a CDS encoding YbjQ family protein, translating into MIVVTTDFVPGYEIVETLGIVTGSIVNSKHLGKDIAAAFKTLAGGEIKSYTELLVESRNIALKRMVSEAEKLGADAVVGVRFGSSSVMQSAAEILAYGTAVKLKKKE